The following nucleotide sequence is from Bacteroidales bacterium.
ACTATTGGGCTGTTTTCTTCACCGTTTCCTGCCTGGCCAATATTATTGGCTTGAATATTTCGGCAGGTCTCAATTCGGTATCCACAGCCTTTATTGTGATTCCCTTTATCCTGGTTCCGCAATTGCTCTTCAGTGGGGTGCTGATTCCTTTTGACAGCTTGAATAAGCTGTACGATAATCCTGAGTATGTTCCTGTTATAGGGGAGCTGATGCCCTCCAAGTGGGCCTATGAGGCTGTGGCCGTGCATCAGTTCAAGGGAAACCGGTTTACCCGTGAGTTTTTTGAGATTGACCAGGCCAGGGTCAATGCATCCTACCAGGCCGCCCTGGTTAATGAAGTGAAACAGAGGCTCAATATCATCTGGTATCATTCTCCGGGTGGAGTTGTTCCCGAATTGCATGCTGAGGATTTGGAACTGGTCCGGAACGAATTGACCGGGTTAAGTAAGCTGGGGGCAGTCGCATCATTTGGACCGGTGGAAGGTTTTAGTTTAAAAGGGTTTACAGAGGAGGTGTATGCGGCGGCCATGGATTCCCTGGAAAGGGCCAGGCAAGTTTTTATGAGGCAGAAAAGTGAAGCAGATCGTTTGAAGGATCAGCGCGCCCTGGACCTGATGGAAGAGTGGGGTGGTGAGGAGGCGTTTAATTATATGAGAAAGAAATACACCAATAAAAGACTTGAGGATCTGCTGATGGACAATACCCGCTTGCTTACAGAGTGGAACAATCACCTGGTCCGAAAAATTGCCCCCATTTACCAGGTTCCAAAGTCCAGGGCAGGACGGGCACATCTGTTTGCCCCTGTAAAGAGGATGGGCCCCCTGTCCATGGATTCTTATTGGTTCAACCTAATTGCTATCTGGTTGTCGGCAGTTTTTTTCTATATGACACTGGTCTATGACCTGTTGCGAAGATTTGTAAACTGGAACCAGATCCGGAAATTACGCAAGGGTCTCTGAAATTTGCATGGATCATATAAATCGAATACTATGAAGAAGCAGATCGTTCTTATTTTTGCCATCGGAATTCTATTCCTGGCTTTCCAGTCATTCAGTCCGGAAGGTCTATCAGAAAATGCTTTCCCGGATGAAATCACAACCATCCTGAAAACGTCCTGTTATGATTGCCACTACACTGGTGCTAATGCAGAAAAGGCTCTGAAGGCTGTTAATTTTGAAGAGTGGGAAGGCTTCAGGGTGACCAGGAAGATTGCTTTGCTTGGAGAAATATGCAAGGTAGTGGAAGAGGGGAAGATGCCACCTCAAAAATACCTGGAGCAAAAACCGGACAACAAGCTTACAGAGGAACAGAAAAAGTTGCTGTGTGAATGGACCGGGCAGGAGTTGGAGAAACTGATTCAGGGTAACTAAAG
It contains:
- a CDS encoding heme-binding domain-containing protein — encoded protein: MKKQIVLIFAIGILFLAFQSFSPEGLSENAFPDEITTILKTSCYDCHYTGANAEKALKAVNFEEWEGFRVTRKIALLGEICKVVEEGKMPPQKYLEQKPDNKLTEEQKKLLCEWTGQELEKLIQGN